The DNA window ACCTCCTATAGAGGGTCCACCTCAGGGCAGGGGTGCTGGTCGAGGCCGACCAGCAATTGCCCTTCGCGCAGCACGACGCCAACAACTTGTCGCACGCGTCGAGGATGACCCCTACCCTGCGCTGCCGTGGAACGTTATGAGTGTAAGAGAGATAATCGAGAGAGTGATTAGGGCTGCTGACGTCTCTGTCATAGATCGGATGGGGTGGTTAGCCGATCGTTTAAATGATTACCCTGCAGCAAATTCTCTAGAGAGGGAGGCGTTGGGTGATTTCCAATTTATTGTCGCATTTCTGTATATTGCAGGGAGGCGAGAGTTTCTAGCCCCACGCCTCACACCTGTCTTAGATAGGCTGGAGGGCAATCTTAATGGCCGGGACGGAAGATTCCGAGAGAGATTGCAAAATCACCCATTGCTCTCTCGAGAATTGGCTCTACACCTCATGCAGGCCGCAAGGCAGCACAGGTTAAGAGTAAACAGGGCATTTGCAATGAAGATTCTTCGCTGGTTGCGGGAGGAGCGAGAGCCTGAAGAATAGATGAACATCCTCATTGCccatatattcatatttatctATTGcctatttcatattatatattgcctatatattcatatatattatataaacataattctattttaatcacttattttttcatattcatatatatatatatatatatataatatatatatatatatatatatatatatttttttttttttttgttatattttatataataataattctattttaatcaatataataaaaaaaattattctatctattcaactttttcttttcataaccTCTACACTTTGATAGTGTAGGGTGTGAGATGAATCAAGATGTTATGCAACTGGCTTCATCTCACACCTTATACTTTTACAGTATATATAAGAAACAACTTAAACCAAGCACTAGTCTCAAGATGCTTCTCACACCCTGCACTATATGACTATCCATACATGTTTCCAAGAGAAATTTACTATAGGAGTTGATAACAATTTTTGATAGTGCAGGATGTGAGATGTATCATGCCTTGTACTCTTACTTCTACATGATTCAGAGGTTTGAGCAATAAGAGACAGTTGATTTGATACGATTATATTGTAGTCATACTCTAGTGCACATTGGatacaaagaatattatcagacatataaataaataacatctcAATCATCAAGGTTTAACAGTACATAGTCACATAATGGTCCTAGATTAGTACACATTTCACAAAATGCAAAGCTATAAGGATAGTTCAGAATCATCATCTGTCTATTGTGACAAGGATGAAGTGTAGCTGTTGGGAATGTTGAAGATATCACATAAGCAAAATTCTCGAAAGTTCCAAAAGGATCATGATATCCTTCTCCAATGTTGAATAGTGGCTCAACACTCCACCTTGCACTCATGACAAAAATGCAATCACCGCAAGGACATGGTGATTCAGGGTCTGCTGGCGCCATTGCTGATTGAAGTACTGGATGTAGATGTTGTTGACAGCCCATGTTGACAGTAGGATGAGCACACCTCAACTGACTTTGTAATAACTGCTTCAAGGAAATCCAGCGATGTGAATGATGGGTGGAGACAGTTGCGCAGATCATATGCGCAGTGGATTTTGTGACACAGTTCCTCCCCCACTTCATGCTCTCCTGCGATTTTTAAATACCAGTTGCTGACATCATTGTACATTGCTGCAAGGTCGTGGTTGAACTTGCTGGATGACATCAGACATTGCCTGATGTGGAAAATGTTGTATATATCCAGTCCATGCTCCCTGGATGCTAGAAAGTCTTCACTCCTATACTTTGGATCCAGTGAATAGGCTCCAAGAGCCAGCATGAGGCAGAGCACGACTTGAATGTTGGTGGCATGCATGTTGAATGCAGAGTGATGAGAACGTGCATTGCTTCCTCCTTTTATACTATCCTTAACACAAGAAATGACATCATCATCTATTCCTAGAAATGATATCATCCTCCCACTCAGtctccaatcaattttttcagaaTGCTGTACTGGGATGCATCACCATCTATTTGATAGCTCATCATTTGATAAGGGACATAACCGTTTAGCAGGGATAGTACTGCTTCCTGACTCATTAACTTTATCAATGAGCTCATCATGTGATGAGGAATGCATCAGTTTAGCTGTTGTAGTACTGCTAGCTGCCTGAACCTTGAGAATTTCTTGAGAGTCAATCATCTCTTCCTCCACAtcataatcctcctcctcctcctcctcctcctcctcctctgcctcctcatccttctcctcatccctGTGTGCTGGAGTGGGGATCTTGTAATGTCCATGTGCAAGAGTTGTAATTCCATCATCTAGAATATGCCTCTTCTCATCAGCTTTGCTCAGTGCCTTCTTTCTCATGACTTGAGTCATGATTTGATGTTTCCTAGTGCCAAACATCACTTGTtctctatagatatcctcatcaCCATATAGACAATCTAGATAGTCTTGGAAGACTATGTAACGTTCAGCATCTGGATGCAATTTCGAGAGTTCTCGCCCAAGTATTGGTCTCCGTACTCCTTTAGctttttttatcaatccactTGTCAACTGATTCGGGTCACTATTGTAACACCTACAGGCATATAGCTTTGATCGTAGGCCTACATACTCAAGTGGCGCTCGGCCAGCATATTCATCTTTAAACTTGCCAAGCACCATTTTGTTTGCATCTGAGTAGCATGGGTGGTCTGCAGGGTACTCTGAAGTGTCAAAGGTATCTTTAAGCTGCTGATTGTTGATGATATCTTTGTACATGTCCTCTGTCTTGACAAGGTAGAACAAACTATCAGTATCTTGATATAAGAGTTGAAGACGGTCCTTGTAGATGGGCTTCATGATGTCATAATGGAATTCATACATGAGGGTTTTGCTGATGTCAAGCACTGATAACCCTATATAGATTGGTTTATTGagctccactttctctttatGCATCGTAACAGCGCAAATATTCTCGCCAAATATGATACGATCTTTGTACACTGGTCGAGCAATCAGTTTCTTCAACCGCTTCTCATCATTCACTAGCTCCATGCTCATTCTTTTTCGCACATTTTCCATTGTCTTGCCAAACACGGCATTGTTCATGAGTTTGAAAAagttcttttcaaatttattctttgACTGTTGTCTTAGCTTTGTATTAAGCATGATGTATGATGCTAGAAAGTTTTTCTGCTCAAACTGCACACCTCGATGAGCCTTTTTCATCTTCAACCCATGCTGTACTGCTTGTTTTAGGGTGCGGTAGTGACATACATAATGTTCTCGATCATACAGGGTTGTCATGAGTCGTACATGATTGGATTTAAGAGTTTTCTTGTTCTCTGCAAGAAATGGGAAATCATTGTGCTCGCTGTGCAAGTTGGAAGGGTATTCAATGTCCACCTCTAGAATGTATCCAATCTCCATATTATCCCCTAAACCTGTAATACCCATTGTCACTGCTTCCAATTCTTCTTTATCCATCCATTGGAATTGGCGACATGGAATTGGCTGACACATTGCCCAGCCATATAGGTTGTTGGCATCTGTATATAACAGATAGGATGTAGGCTTCTCTGGATCCCAAGGTGCGCCAGTGCACTTGTTGTTGGCAATTGCATGACGGTGTATACAATTTGTTATTCCTCCTCTGATACCTCGCTCGATAAACATGTACATGTCATAGTCAGTAAGGAGCTCAAGCTCAACTTTAGTATATTTCAGCATGACGTCAAAGGAAAAGCCTGGAGATGTAAAGTAGTGCGCACAATCCAAATCATAAGTCTTTATGCATACATCGCGGAAGCTCTCAAAGACATCGGCCAACAGTAGAACATCTGTTTTCAAGTACAGGTCACTGTACTCTCCCAGAGTTCTACAACTGTATTGGTTCCACACAGTTTGAGCATGTTCATAATCATCACTGCTAACACTCCTATCAGTCAGCTTTCTGAAAAATGCCTCTTTGGGTGGTAGCAATGTTTCTTTGAGTCTCTGCCATGAATCGCAGTAGTCGTATGGAAACACTCCTTTCCTTGAGACAAGGCTCAATTTGtttccaaacaccttggcagtatGTGACAGCACTTTGGACAAGTCTTCAGGATTTGATGCTGATTTGACTAGGTTAGTGACCAGGTTGTCTAAACTATCAGGTGTAAACCGGAATGTATCGATGAATCGAAGGTGCATTTTTGGAGATATTCGTTTGGTgaatgatatatacttttcTGATGAGTTTGGGATGACAAACAGCTGATCCTTATCTCTACCCAGCTCTGGAATAATAAGGTGTGTATCATAGTTTGATAAGTTGTGGAGAAACACTGGTATGAATGATTGTTGTTGTCGCTGCAGGTTGCATTTACGGCATAATGCATTCCGGTAGATACCAgttatatgacaatggtcatacacctTATCTTCATTGAACTGTTCATTGCAGGCCTCACAGAAGTCGGCTGCATTATGTTGTGCTTGCTCTCTTTTGGTTAGTGGGAGCAACTTGATATTCCTGCAGTGTTGCAGTGTTGCAGAATTGCCTCATCCAACTCTTTTGCATACATGGTGAGGGTCTTCATGAAATGTCTGGCAGCATCAGGACCCCTGTAGACAATTGGCTCATGAGGGATTAGGTTAGTGATTGTCAGCCAGGAATCTTCTAAATCAGGGTCCCGCACAAAGTATAAGCTGTAACTCATTGCCAGATGATACTGGATAACTTTGGTAGCTTTACCGATCCATTGTTCATTGTCTCCATCAGGCTTCTCCAGGATGCACTCAAAATCAGCATATGCTACAACAGGTACTCTATACTTTTGCACATGTTTCTCAAACTTCAAGGTTGGAGGTTTACCATCTTTTCCAACCTGTGGCATGATGATTCTTGCTGTATTATTGCTAGCACAATACTCCTCATGCTCAGCCATCCTGCGTTCTCCATCTCTGTCGAGGGTGTAATGGGTGAAACATCGtctgcagatgataattttacttTTACGTTTTGTGAGTTGGGATCTTACAAGTCTTTCAGTAGCAGTAGTGGCTATTTGATTTATGTTCATTGTCATCCTCAAGGGTgttgttttcatcatcatcatcatcatcatcatcatcattactttcacagaggaggagaagatcaaAGTGATCTGCCTTCATTACATTTCCAACTCTTCTCGGAAATATAACGTTCTTCTCATCCACACCATAAATATTAACTGATACCCCCGGATTATCTTTCTCAAATCTATCGATTTGACTGATGGTAGTGGGAAATCCAATGCCTGAAAAGTTGTATCTCTCCTCCAATTGATGGTATCGATCATTGACTCGTTCAGGATGACTGCCTTGTACATGTTTGGCGAGGATAGCCCATTTGAAACATTGCTGGTCCATGTTTATAGGATTGATGATTGCCTTTCGCGCTGATAGAAGAGGTGAAAGACTGATGTAGGATGATCCACGTAGGGGAATATGTCTGCTAATCCTGATGAGCAATCCATCGATGATAAGCaaactccatccactggaatttccttcgaatttcgactcctcatccagtagggTTATGCATGCttggttgatgatgtctggaagattgatgatactgaaaatggtgtagtttggagttttgaaggcGACATTCTGAAACTCTTCTTGTTCGAGGATGTTCTTATCAAGGGTGCTGcggaaatatgttgcctccaatactaGATTGAACTTCATTGCTCCATGTGTCTGGTGTTGCCgactgatgatgtgaacaattttatccttcagacCGCTCAGAAAAGTGTGGAAATCTTTGGCAGGTTCATCCTTGCatgcattattgtagtatagagtcTTGAGCCGAGATTTAAATGCCTCTTCCAGAACAACAAACTCGTCCTCCGAGTTTGCTGTTTGTCGACATCGTGCAGCTTTGTtcatctggaacaatgcagttgctcattatatttctactGGTAATAGTTTGACCTATATTAGTGACATCCATAGTTGTAGGAGTACATGTTTGCAATATATATAATAagcagtattattatattatattttttgtatccATCATGCATAGAAAGAGGGTTGGAAGCATTGT is part of the Nilaparvata lugens isolate BPH chromosome Y, ASM1435652v1, whole genome shotgun sequence genome and encodes:
- the LOC120355130 gene encoding uncharacterized protein LOC120355130 — translated: MHLRFIDTFRFTPDSLDNLVTNLVKSASNPEDLSKVLSHTAKVFGNKLSLVSRKGVFPYDYCDSWQRLKETLLPPKEAFFRKLTDRSVSSDDYEHAQTVWNQYSCRTLGEYSDLYLKTDVLLLADVFESFRDVCIKTYDLDCAHYFTSPGFSFDVMLKYTKVELELLTDYDMYMFIERGIRGGITNCIHRHAIANNKCTGAPWDPEKPTSYLLYTDANNLYGWAMCQPIPCRQFQWMDKEELEAVTMGITGLGDNMEIGYILEVDIEYPSNLHSEHNDFPFLAENKKTLKSNHVRLMTTLYDREHYVCHYRTLKQAVQHGLKMKKAHRGVQFEQKNFLASYIMLNTKLRQQSKNKFEKNFFKLMNNAVFGKTMENVRKRMSMELVNDEKRLKKLIARPVYKDRIIFGENICAVTMHKEKVELNKPIYIGLSVLDISKTLMYEFHYDIMKPIYKDRLQLLYQDTDSLFYLVKTEDMYKDIINNQQLKDTFDTSEYPADHPCYSDANKMVLGKFKDEYAGRAPLEYVGLRSKLYACRCYNSDPNQLTSGLIKKAKGVRRPILGRELSKLHPDAERYIVFQDYLDCLYGDEDIYREQVMFGTRKHQIMTQVMRKKALSKADEKRHILDDGITTLAHGHYKIPTPAHRDEEKDEEDSIKGGSNARSHHSAFNMHATNIQVVLCLMLALGAYSLDPKYRSEDFLASREHGLDIYNIFHIRQCLMSSSKFNHDLAAMYNDVSNWYLKIAGEHEVGEELCHKIHCAYDLRNCLHPSFTSLDFLEAVITKSVEVCSSYCQHGLSTTSTSSTSISNGASRP
- the LOC120355131 gene encoding uncharacterized protein LOC120355131, which codes for MNKAARCRQTANSEDEFVVLEEAFKSRLKTLYYNNACKDEPAKDFHTFLSGLKDKIVHIISRQHQTHGAMKFNLVLEATYFRSTLDKNILEQEEFQNVAFKTPNYTIFSIINLPDIINQACITLLDEESKFEGNSSGWSLLIIDGLLIRISRHIPLRGSSYISLSPLLSARKAIINPINMDQQCFKWAILAKHVQGSHPERVNDRYHQLEERYNFSGIGFPTTISQIDRFEKDNPGVSVNIYGVDEKNVIFPRRVGNVMKADHFDLLLLCESNDDDDDDDDDENNTLEDDNEHKSNSHYCY